A portion of the Aphis gossypii isolate Hap1 unplaced genomic scaffold, ASM2018417v2 Contig00534, whole genome shotgun sequence genome contains these proteins:
- the LOC126554534 gene encoding piggyBac transposable element-derived protein 4-like, which produces MLVEQINLYSFQRSQKTGKPYTQTNIQELKTFFGINLLMGIKRMPSYRDYWSSHPDLHDSYISSLMTVNRFGWLLSSLHINNNVMMPKRGETGYDKLYKVRPFLTKIKQNFQKYYNPHRIVAVDESMIKFKGRSTLKQYMPNKPIKRGYKVWSLVDQKGYLWNFDMYIGKVSDTVQIDLGGSVVKNLSLPIQNKNHCLYMDNFFTNSTLKIGDYDWEMSDQNDVSIIKWKDKRIVNLLSNFHDPKNVTHVKRKAKDGTVSMIPCPIVLQDYNSNMNCVDKFDQNKKTYQIDRKSQKWWHHIFFFFFDATIVNARILYNEITNENMSMKEFRRNVSRDLVAKTLVEKRRSSTDSPVTPKHLKKGSPAVPKEVRLEQSAHQPLRSTRRRCNNCSSKKKEIRTDWMCSICEVPLCLGKNRNCFAEYHKI; this is translated from the exons ATGTTAgttgaacaaataaatttatattcgttCCAAAGAAGTCAAAAAACTGGAAAACCTTATACTCAAACTAATATTCAAGAGCTAAAGACtttttttggtataaattTGTTGATGGGTATAAAACGTATGCCCAGCTATAGGGATTATTGGTCATCGCATCCAGATCTCCACGACTCTTACATCAGTAGTTTAATGACAGTTAATCGCTTTGGATGGTTACTTTCGTcattacacataaataataatgtgatgaTGCCTAAACGAGGTGAAACGGGATATGACAAACTTTATAAAGTAAGAccttttttaacaaaaatcaaacaaaattttcaaaaatattacaatccGCACCGTATAGTCGCAGTTGATGAATCAATGATCAAGTTTAAAGGGAGATCTACTTTAAAACAGTACATGCCCAATAAACCTATAAAAAGGGGCTATAAAGTTTGGTCATTAGTGGATCAGAAAGGATACTTATGGAATTTTGATATGTATATTGGAAAAGTTAGTGATACTGTTCAAATAGATCTCGGAGGTagtgttgttaaaaatttgtcTCTTcccatacaaaataaaaaccattgtTTATAcatggataatttttttacaa attcaacattaaaaattggtGATTATGATTGGGAAATGAGCGATCAAAATGATGTATCAATTATAAAGTGGAAAGATAAAAGAATTGTCAATTTATTGTCAAATTTCCACGATCCTAAAAATGTAACTCATGTAAAACGTAAGGCAAAAGACGGAACCGTCTCTATGATTCCGTGCCCAATTGTGCTTCAAGATTATAATTCTAACATGAATTGTGTTGATAAATTcgaccaaaataaaaaaacatatcaaattGATAGGAAAAGTCAAAAATGGTGgcaccatatttttttcttttttttcgatGCTACAATTGTAAATGCTCGTATTCTGTACAATGAAATTACTAATGAAAACATGAGTATGAAAGAATTTCGTCGTAATGTGTCAAGGGATCTGGTAGCTAAAACTTTAGTTGAAAAACGCCGTAGTTCAACAGATTCACCAGTCACacctaaacatttaaaaaaaggtagTCCGGCAGTACCTAAAGAAGTTCGCTTAGAGCAGTCAGCCCATCAGCCACTAAGATCAACGAGGAGAAGGTGTAACAATTGTAgttccaaaaaaaaagaaataagaaCTGACTGGATGTGTTCAATCTGTGAAGTGCCACTATGTTTAGGAAAAAACAGGAACTGTTTTGctgaatatcataaaatttaa
- the LOC126554532 gene encoding putative nuclease HARBI1, with the protein MCRAQFENGEYGNSFLLGDGGYPCRDYMMTPLLRPVTEAEKRYQKAHIATRNVVERLFGVWKRRFPVIAVGIRTQLNTTMTTIVATAVLYNILKEQCDEMPADENAVDNDLLLEIDMNPVRQTGNLVRGQLIDLVFT; encoded by the exons aTGTGTAGGGCTCAGTTTGAAAATGGAGAATATGGGAATAGTTTTTTACTCGGAGATGGGGGCTATCCATGTCGTGATTACATGATGACTCCTCTTCTTCGTCCTGTTACTGAAGCAGAGAAGAGATATCaa aaaGCTCATATTGCTACAAGAAACGTTGTAGAAAGACTATTTGGTGTGTGGAAAAGGAGATTTCCGGTGATAGCTGTAGGAATACGCACACAGCTTAACACAACTATGACGACCATTGTGGCCACAGCTgttttatacaacattttaaaagaacaATGCGATGAAATGCCAGCTGACGAAAATGCCGTAGATAATGACTTACTTCTGGAAATTGATATGAACCCTGTAAGGCAAACAGGCAATTTAGTCAGAGGACAATTAATTGACTtggtatttacataa